Proteins encoded by one window of Puntigrus tetrazona isolate hp1 chromosome 17, ASM1883169v1, whole genome shotgun sequence:
- the mocs3 gene encoding adenylyltransferase and sulfurtransferase MOCS3 isoform X1: MDDTVLSLKTQLLEREREIVALKKKLVQLEKGNSVIIELQEKVINLSPLKSNTALNNDDIMRYSRQLLLPELGVKGQVALSNISVLVVGCGGLGCPVAQYLAAAGVGRLGLLDYDVVELSNLHRQVLHTELTQGQPKALSAAQTIRRLNSTVDCVPYHLQLSRENATQLIRQYDIVADCSDNVPTRYLVNDACVLTGKPLVSASALRMEGQLTVYNYRGGPCYRCLYPKPPPPETVTNCSDGGVLGVVPGIMGCLQALEVLKIASGQRSSFEKQLLMFDGQEGRFRSIRLRPKQAECAVCGETPTVTELQDYEQLCGSAATDKCRRLNLLTKDQRVSVQEYKDVLDSSAPHLLLDVRPKVEADICHLPISINIPLSSLENKKAEHLTLLKDTVSDLKRKMNIKSQVPVFVVCKLGNDSQKAVQLLEKMSGHEIERIAAKDIIGGLMAWANKIDLSFPQY, translated from the exons ATGGACGATACAGTTTTAAGTTTGAAAACGCAGCTgttggaaagagagagagagattgtagCTTTGAAGAAGAAACTTGTTCAGTTGGAAAAG GGAAACTCAGTAATAATAGAGTTACAGGAGAAAGTTATCAATCTTTCACCGCTGAAATCAAACACAGCGCTGAACAATGACGACATCATGAGATATAGCAGACAGCTTCTCCTACCAGAACTGGGtgttaaag GTCAGGTTGCCTTAAGTAATATATCCGTTCTGGTGGTGGGATGTGGAGGTTTAGGTTGTCCTGTTGCGCAGTACCTTGCTGCAGCTGGAGTAG GACGGTTGGGTCTGTTGGACTATGATGTGGTGGAGCTGAGTAACCTGCACAGACAGGTGCTTCATACAGAACTGACTCAAGGTCAGCCTAAAGCCCTGTCTGCCGCTCAGACCATCAGAAG GTTGAACTCCACAGTTGACTGCGTTCCGTATCACCTCCAGCTCTCCAGAGAGAACGCCACGCAGCTCATTCGACA GTATGACATTGTGGCAGACTGTTCGGACAACGTTCCTACCCGCTACCTTGTGAATGATGCTTGTGTTTTGACCGGCAAGCCTTTGGTGTCAGCGAGTGCTTTACGAATGGAAGGACag CTCACGGTGTACAACTATAGAGGAGGGCCTTGTTACCGGTGTTTGTACCCCAAACCGCCTCCTCCTGAGACCGTCACTAACTGCTCCGATGGAGGAGTTCTGGGAGTGG TGCCTGGAATAATGGGTTGCCTTCAAGCATTGGAAGTTCTGAAAATTGCTTCCGGTCAACGAT CCTCATTTGAGAAGCAGCTGTTGATGTTTGATGGTCAGGAGGGGCGTTTCCGCTCCATACGGCTGCGGCCCAAGCAGGCTGAGTGTGCGGTGTGTGGAGAGACGCCCACGGTGACTGAGCTCCAGGACTACGAGCAGCTCTGTGGCTCCGCTGCCACGGATAAG TGTCGAAGACTGAATCTTCTAACCAAAGATCAGAGAGTCTCTGTGCAG GAGTACAAAGACGTTTTAGACAGCTCAGCCCCTCATCTCCTCCTTGACGTTCGACCCAAAGTAGAAGCGGACATTTGCCATCTGCCAATCTCAATCA ACATTCCACTTTCGAGTTTAGAGAATAAGAAGGCCGAGCACCTCACACTTTTAAAAGATACGGTTAGTGACCTTAAACGGAAGATGAACATCAAATCTCAAGTCCCGG TGTTTGTGGTTTGCAAACTCGGCAATGACTCCCAGAAGGCTGTTCAGCTGCTGGAGAAAATGTCTGGACATGAAATTGAGCGGATCGCTGCGAAGGACATCATTGGAGGATTGATGGCCTGGGCTAACAAGATAGACCTCTCTTTTCCTCAGTATTGA
- the mocs3 gene encoding adenylyltransferase and sulfurtransferase MOCS3 isoform X2: MDDTVLSLKTQLLEREREIVALKKKLVQLEKGNSVIIELQEKVINLSPLKSNTALNNDDIMRYSRQLLLPELGVKGQVALSNISVLVVGCGGLGCPVAQYLAAAGVGRLGLLDYDVVELSNLHRQVLHTELTQGQPKALSAAQTIRRLNSTVDCVPYHLQLSRENATQLIRQYDIVADCSDNVPTRYLVNDACVLTGKPLVSASALRMEGQLTVYNYRGGPCYRCLYPKPPPPETVTNCSDGGVLGVVPGIMGCLQALEVLKIASGQRSSFEKQLLMFDGQEGRFRSIRLRPKQAECAVCGETPTVTELQDYEQLCGSAATDKCRRLNLLTKDQRVSVQCLWFANSAMTPRRLFSCWRKCLDMKLSGSLRRTSLED; this comes from the exons ATGGACGATACAGTTTTAAGTTTGAAAACGCAGCTgttggaaagagagagagagattgtagCTTTGAAGAAGAAACTTGTTCAGTTGGAAAAG GGAAACTCAGTAATAATAGAGTTACAGGAGAAAGTTATCAATCTTTCACCGCTGAAATCAAACACAGCGCTGAACAATGACGACATCATGAGATATAGCAGACAGCTTCTCCTACCAGAACTGGGtgttaaag GTCAGGTTGCCTTAAGTAATATATCCGTTCTGGTGGTGGGATGTGGAGGTTTAGGTTGTCCTGTTGCGCAGTACCTTGCTGCAGCTGGAGTAG GACGGTTGGGTCTGTTGGACTATGATGTGGTGGAGCTGAGTAACCTGCACAGACAGGTGCTTCATACAGAACTGACTCAAGGTCAGCCTAAAGCCCTGTCTGCCGCTCAGACCATCAGAAG GTTGAACTCCACAGTTGACTGCGTTCCGTATCACCTCCAGCTCTCCAGAGAGAACGCCACGCAGCTCATTCGACA GTATGACATTGTGGCAGACTGTTCGGACAACGTTCCTACCCGCTACCTTGTGAATGATGCTTGTGTTTTGACCGGCAAGCCTTTGGTGTCAGCGAGTGCTTTACGAATGGAAGGACag CTCACGGTGTACAACTATAGAGGAGGGCCTTGTTACCGGTGTTTGTACCCCAAACCGCCTCCTCCTGAGACCGTCACTAACTGCTCCGATGGAGGAGTTCTGGGAGTGG TGCCTGGAATAATGGGTTGCCTTCAAGCATTGGAAGTTCTGAAAATTGCTTCCGGTCAACGAT CCTCATTTGAGAAGCAGCTGTTGATGTTTGATGGTCAGGAGGGGCGTTTCCGCTCCATACGGCTGCGGCCCAAGCAGGCTGAGTGTGCGGTGTGTGGAGAGACGCCCACGGTGACTGAGCTCCAGGACTACGAGCAGCTCTGTGGCTCCGCTGCCACGGATAAG TGTCGAAGACTGAATCTTCTAACCAAAGATCAGAGAGTCTCTGTGCAG TGTTTGTGGTTTGCAAACTCGGCAATGACTCCCAGAAGGCTGTTCAGCTGCTGGAGAAAATGTCTGGACATGAAATTGAGCGGATCGCTGCGAAGGACATCATTGGAGGATTGA
- the qpct gene encoding glutaminyl-peptide cyclotransferase, translating to MTRVGRSLGERLADRTEEMAERRWTTGLLAVIGILAALTSCDALPWKEEKLKHEATTLSSSELSSVVSRTDLDRMWQKDLKPMLVVRYPGSSGSQSVQQHIKSTLGSMKAGWEVTEDAFYAHTPYGQLPFNNIIATLNPEAKRQLVLACHFDSKYYPPQWDGREFLGATDSAVPCSMILELARAQDDELKTLKDSGSDLSLQLLFFDGEEALYQWTSEDSLYGSRHLAHKMATTAHPPEATNTSRLDGIDLFVLLDLIGGPNPRFGNQFSSTTRWLSRLQNIERRLHALGHLESHPNEVQYFWPGLHVGLILDDHIPFLNRGVRILHLISTPFPSVWHTFDDNEENLDRTSISNLNKILQVFVLEYLNKKSQEPIAEGS from the exons ATGACCCGAGTTGGCAGGAGTCTGGGAGAGCGTCTCGCGGACAGAACGGAGGAGATGGCCGAACGACGCTGGACCACGGGTCTGCTGGCTGTGATCGGCATCCTAGCGGCACTGACGAGCTGCGACGCTCTTCCGTGGAAAGAGGAAAAG CTGAAACATGAAGCAACCACACTGAGCTCCAGCGAACTGAGCAGCGTTGTATCTCGCACGGATCTGGACCGAATGTGGCAGAAAGACCTGAAGCCCATGCTCGTCGTGCGCTATCCTGGTTCAAGCGGAAGCCAAAGCGTTCAGcag CACATTAAATCGACCCTCGGCTCGATGAAAGCGGGATGGGAAGTGACAGAGGATGCCTTCTATGCTCATACGCCTTACGGCCAGCTCCCCTTTAACAACATAATTGCAACCCTCAACCCCGAAGCCAAACGTCAGTTGGTTCTGGCCTGCCACTTTGACTCCAAATACTACCCTCCGCAGTGGGACGGCCGCGAGTTTCTCGGAGCAACGGATTCTGCTGTTCCCTGCTCTATGATTTTGGAACTGGCAAGAGCCCAAGATGACGAACTAAAAACCCTGAAG GATTCTGGGTCAGACTTGTCTCTTCAGCTGCTCTTCTTTGATGGAGAGGAGGCACTTTACCAGTGGACCTCTGAAGACTCTCTGTACGGCTCCCGTCATTTAGCCCACAAAATGGCGACGACAGCGCATCCTCCGGAAGCCACCAACACCAGCAGGCTTGACGGCATT GATTTGTTTGTTCTCCTGGACTTGATTGGAGGTCCAAATCCTCGCTTCGGGAATCAGTTCTCCAGCACGACCCGATGGCTCTCCAGACTGCAAAATATCG AGCGCCGGCTGCATGCGCTCGGTCACCTAGAGAGTCACCCTAATGAGGTTCAGTacttctggcctggcctgcacGTGGGGCTCATTCTGGACGACCACATACCGTTTCTCAACCGAG GCGTCCGGATTCTTCATCTCATTTCGACTCCTTTTCCTTCGGTGTGGCACACTTTTGACGACAACGAGGAGAACCTGGATCGAACCTCCATCAGCAACCTCAACAAGATCCTGCAGGTCTTTGTTCTCGAGTACCTCAACAAGAAAAGTCAGGAACCTATCGCTGAAGGCTCCTAA